The following are encoded together in the Bradymonas sediminis genome:
- the speB gene encoding agmatinase, whose translation MNRLSFADLSFGDDSAPLYISAARAVEFEPGTAVVFGAAYDGTTSFRPGTRFGPDAIRRVSDGLETYSPTQHADLEDAAILDAGNLDLPFGSPEPAVDRVAEAVSEILSRGGRPVMLGGEHSLTAGAVRGALEQHPDLVVVQLDAHADLRADYLGEKFSHACAMRRCLDLLGGADAPGEHRLLQVGIRSGTREEFTELRESGRYTSPEGVVLAERVAEFGQRPVYLTVDLDVFDPAYFPGTGTPEPGGIDWADFEQLLAALSNLNIIGCDVMELAPQLDPTDVSAVLAAKVVRELLLAMR comes from the coding sequence ATGAATCGACTTTCATTTGCTGATCTGAGTTTTGGAGACGACAGCGCGCCGCTCTATATCTCGGCGGCGCGCGCGGTGGAGTTCGAGCCCGGCACGGCGGTGGTTTTTGGTGCCGCCTATGACGGAACGACCTCCTTTCGCCCGGGCACCCGCTTCGGGCCGGACGCGATTCGTCGGGTGAGCGACGGTCTTGAGACCTATTCGCCCACCCAGCACGCGGACCTCGAGGACGCCGCGATCCTCGACGCGGGCAACCTCGACCTGCCGTTCGGCTCGCCGGAGCCGGCGGTTGATAGGGTGGCCGAAGCCGTGAGCGAAATCCTGAGCCGGGGCGGGCGACCGGTGATGCTCGGCGGCGAGCATTCGCTGACCGCCGGCGCGGTGCGCGGCGCGCTTGAGCAGCACCCCGACCTGGTCGTCGTGCAGCTCGACGCCCACGCCGACTTGCGCGCGGATTATCTTGGCGAGAAGTTCAGCCACGCGTGCGCGATGCGCCGCTGCCTGGACCTTTTGGGCGGAGCCGACGCGCCGGGCGAACACCGGCTTTTACAGGTTGGCATCCGCTCGGGAACGCGCGAGGAATTCACCGAATTGCGCGAATCCGGCCGCTATACGTCGCCCGAGGGCGTCGTGTTGGCCGAGCGGGTCGCCGAGTTCGGTCAGCGTCCGGTTTATTTGACGGTCGACCTGGACGTCTTCGACCCCGCGTATTTCCCCGGCACCGGCACCCCGGAGCCCGGTGGCATCGATTGGGCGGACTTCGAGCAATTGCTCGCAGCGCTGTCCAACCTCAATATCATCGGCTGCGACGTCATGGAGCTTGCTCCCCAGCTTGACCCCACCGACGTCTCGGCGGTGCTCGCCGCGAAGGTCGTGCGCGAGTTATTGTTGGCGATGCGCTGA
- the speE gene encoding polyamine aminopropyltransferase, with amino-acid sequence MALWYDEVFENSLRCGLKVKRTLFSDQSAFQRVEIVETELLGKALALDGLWMTAQGDEKTYHEMLVHPVMTTSPSIRRVLIIGGGDGGTAREVLRYPEVEHVDLVEIDGMVVDACKEFLPEIGSAWDDARLHVHIDDGIKWSRRTDVAPYDVIIIDGSDPVGPAQGLFDLEFYQGCENLLADDGVFVTQSESPVLFRDVHLDMIRVMKGTFKNVHPYYGTVTIYPGGSWSWTYASKSVSPRDIIRERVDFISEFTEIYNEDIHHGAFAIPNHIRRAL; translated from the coding sequence ATGGCGCTTTGGTACGACGAAGTTTTTGAAAATTCCCTGCGTTGCGGCCTCAAGGTCAAGCGTACTTTATTTAGCGACCAGAGCGCGTTTCAACGCGTCGAGATCGTCGAAACCGAGTTGCTCGGGAAGGCGCTGGCCTTGGACGGCCTCTGGATGACCGCGCAGGGCGATGAGAAGACCTATCACGAGATGTTGGTGCACCCGGTGATGACCACCTCGCCGAGTATCCGCCGCGTATTGATCATCGGCGGCGGCGACGGCGGCACTGCCCGCGAAGTGCTTCGCTACCCGGAAGTCGAGCATGTTGACCTGGTCGAGATCGACGGCATGGTCGTCGATGCCTGTAAGGAGTTTTTGCCCGAGATCGGCAGCGCCTGGGACGATGCGCGTCTCCATGTTCACATCGATGACGGCATCAAATGGTCGCGCCGCACCGATGTCGCGCCCTATGATGTCATCATCATCGACGGCTCCGACCCGGTTGGCCCGGCGCAAGGTCTCTTTGACCTTGAGTTCTATCAAGGCTGTGAGAATCTGCTGGCCGACGACGGCGTCTTCGTCACTCAGAGTGAGAGCCCGGTGCTCTTTCGCGACGTCCACCTCGATATGATCCGCGTAATGAAGGGTACCTTCAAAAACGTGCACCCCTATTATGGGACCGTAACGATCTATCCGGGCGGTAGCTGGAGCTGGACCTACGCGTCGAAATCGGTCTCGCCGCGTGATATTATCCGCGAGCGTGTAGATTTCATCTCGGAGTTCACCGAGATCTATAACGAGGATATTCACCACGGTGCGTTTGCGATCCCCAACCACATTCGGCGTGCGCTATGA
- the speD gene encoding adenosylmethionine decarboxylase, producing the protein MQTYGRHLLMEYQGCDREILNNPEQLKEWMFRAAQASGATVVADVFHSFSPCGMSGVLVLQESHLSIHTWPENGYAAMDFYTCGDCDPFEGHLVLCQGLKPAHFEIMDVSRGAIEDANSLQVQDHTVDAGNFAAKLAAGGQR; encoded by the coding sequence ATGCAAACATACGGTCGGCATTTGCTGATGGAGTACCAGGGCTGTGATCGCGAGATTTTGAATAATCCCGAGCAGCTAAAAGAATGGATGTTTCGTGCGGCCCAAGCTTCGGGAGCGACAGTGGTCGCCGATGTCTTTCACTCTTTTTCACCCTGTGGGATGAGCGGAGTGCTCGTCTTGCAGGAATCGCATTTGTCGATTCATACATGGCCGGAGAATGGATACGCGGCCATGGATTTCTATACTTGTGGGGATTGCGATCCCTTCGAGGGGCATCTTGTTTTATGTCAGGGTTTGAAACCTGCGCATTTCGAGATCATGGACGTGAGCCGCGGCGCGATTGAAGACGCCAACAGCCTCCAGGTCCAGGATCACACCGTTGACGCCGGCAATTTTGCCGCCAAGTTGGCCGCGGGAGGACAGCGATGA
- a CDS encoding glutamine--tRNA ligase/YqeY domain fusion protein produces the protein MSSEKTEEGRTNFIRTIIDADLDAGKHQEIVTRFPPEPNGYLHIGHSKSILLNFGIARDYAARGIPARCHLRFDDTNPVAEDIEYVESIKEDVAWLGGEWGEHIYFASDYFEQMYNIAVDLIREGRAYVDSLSLEEIREYRGSLSEPGKPSPYRDRSVEENLDLFARMRAGEFKDGEHVLRAKIDLANPNMLMRDPLLYRIRHATHHRTGDDWCIYPMYDFAHALEDAFEHVTHSLCSLEFENNRELYDWMVENSDVPSRPHQYEFARLNINYTVMSKRKLRQLVEKDLVHGWDDPRLPTIAGLRRRGVPPSAIHSFIDMVGVARANSTVDVQMLEYAIRDDLNMKAPRVMSVLDPLKVVLTNYPEAEDGEAAVEWLDADYFPRDVPMDGSRKVPFSRELYIDRADFMENPPKSFWRLAPGREVRLRYGYFITCDEVIKNEAGEVVELRCSYDPETRGGEAPDGRNPKGTIHWVSASHSREAEVRIYDRLFSVEFPEADPERDFLEFVNPESLRIIKNARVEPSVVDDPADTRYQFEREGYFWQDPKDSSTEKLVFNRIAALRDTWAKKQKTPEKPAKVVEKKAKSANDDADSKSSRRRPSKKPASYERDQARAQDASLAARFESYQQDYELSHDDADLLSGDLAVAEFYETALETYNEPQTVATWFVNELLPELSERELELGGISKELLTPEGVAQLIKAFADERVTNQISRQVLGMMLDTGDMPEDIIREEGLERITDTGELGALIDGILAENEDAVTRYAAGKRKLLGFFVGQVMKASGGTADAGLARELLQQKLPEPAE, from the coding sequence ATGTCTTCAGAGAAAACAGAAGAAGGGCGCACCAACTTTATCCGTACGATCATCGACGCGGACCTGGACGCCGGTAAACATCAAGAGATCGTGACGCGCTTTCCGCCGGAGCCCAACGGGTACCTGCATATCGGGCACTCGAAGTCGATTTTACTAAACTTCGGCATCGCCCGGGACTACGCGGCGCGCGGCATCCCGGCGCGCTGTCATCTGCGCTTTGACGACACCAACCCGGTGGCCGAAGACATTGAATATGTCGAGTCGATTAAGGAAGACGTGGCCTGGCTTGGCGGGGAGTGGGGCGAGCATATCTACTTCGCCTCCGACTATTTCGAGCAGATGTATAATATCGCGGTCGACCTGATTCGAGAGGGCCGCGCCTATGTCGACAGCCTGTCGCTTGAGGAGATTCGCGAGTACCGCGGCTCGCTGAGCGAGCCGGGCAAGCCGAGCCCGTATCGGGACCGCTCGGTCGAGGAGAACCTCGACCTCTTCGCGCGCATGCGCGCCGGGGAGTTCAAGGACGGCGAGCATGTGTTGCGCGCCAAGATTGACCTGGCCAACCCGAATATGCTGATGCGCGACCCGCTGCTGTATCGCATCCGTCACGCCACGCACCACCGAACCGGCGACGATTGGTGTATCTACCCGATGTACGACTTCGCCCACGCGCTCGAAGACGCGTTTGAGCACGTCACCCACTCGCTTTGCTCGCTGGAATTCGAGAATAACCGCGAGCTCTACGATTGGATGGTCGAGAACTCGGACGTGCCGTCGCGTCCGCATCAATACGAGTTCGCGCGCCTCAATATCAATTATACGGTGATGAGTAAGCGCAAGCTGCGCCAGCTCGTCGAGAAAGACCTGGTGCACGGTTGGGACGACCCGCGCCTGCCGACCATCGCCGGGCTTCGCCGCCGCGGCGTGCCGCCCAGCGCGATTCATAGCTTTATCGATATGGTGGGGGTGGCGCGCGCCAACTCCACGGTCGACGTGCAGATGCTTGAGTACGCCATCCGCGACGACCTCAATATGAAGGCGCCGCGGGTGATGAGCGTGCTGGACCCGCTTAAGGTCGTGCTCACCAATTACCCCGAAGCCGAAGACGGCGAGGCGGCGGTGGAGTGGCTCGACGCGGATTATTTCCCCCGCGACGTGCCGATGGACGGCAGCCGCAAGGTTCCGTTTAGCCGCGAGCTTTATATCGACCGCGCCGACTTCATGGAGAACCCGCCCAAGAGCTTCTGGCGCCTGGCGCCGGGGCGCGAAGTGCGGCTTCGCTACGGCTATTTCATCACCTGCGATGAGGTCATCAAGAACGAGGCCGGCGAGGTCGTCGAACTTCGCTGCAGCTACGACCCCGAAACCCGCGGGGGCGAGGCGCCCGACGGGCGAAACCCGAAGGGCACGATTCACTGGGTGTCGGCGTCGCATTCGCGGGAGGCCGAGGTGCGCATCTACGACCGGCTCTTCTCGGTCGAGTTCCCCGAGGCGGACCCGGAGCGTGACTTCCTTGAGTTTGTGAACCCGGAGTCGCTGCGCATCATCAAAAACGCGCGCGTTGAGCCGAGCGTCGTCGACGACCCGGCCGACACCCGCTATCAATTCGAGCGTGAGGGTTATTTCTGGCAGGACCCGAAGGACTCCTCGACCGAGAAGCTCGTCTTCAACCGCATCGCGGCGCTGCGCGATACCTGGGCGAAGAAGCAAAAGACGCCTGAGAAACCGGCGAAGGTGGTCGAGAAAAAGGCGAAGTCCGCAAATGATGACGCGGACTCGAAATCGAGCCGCCGTCGCCCGAGCAAGAAGCCCGCGTCCTATGAGCGCGACCAGGCGCGCGCGCAGGATGCGTCGCTGGCCGCCCGATTCGAGAGCTACCAGCAGGATTATGAGCTGTCGCATGACGACGCTGATTTGCTCAGCGGCGATCTGGCGGTGGCCGAATTCTATGAAACAGCGCTTGAGACTTATAATGAGCCGCAGACCGTGGCGACCTGGTTCGTCAACGAGCTGCTCCCGGAGCTGTCCGAGCGCGAGCTCGAACTCGGCGGCATCTCCAAAGAGTTGCTGACGCCCGAAGGCGTCGCCCAGCTTATCAAGGCTTTCGCCGACGAGCGGGTGACCAATCAGATCAGCCGGCAGGTTCTCGGCATGATGCTCGACACGGGGGATATGCCCGAGGATATCATCCGCGAAGAGGGCCTTGAGCGGATCACCGATACCGGTGAACTCGGCGCGCTGATCGACGGAATTCTGGCCGAGAACGAAGACGCGGTGACCCGCTACGCGGCGGGTAAACGCAAGCTTCTCGGCTTCTTCGTCGGCCAGGTGATGAAGGCCAGCGGCGGCACCGCCGACGCCGGACTCGCCCGGGAATTGTTGCAGCAGAAGCTGCCCGAGCCGGCCGAGTAA
- a CDS encoding penicillin acylase family protein: MMRNYLLRGFILCGLALAGCSEGSNQRLPNHDTPHSDAGRDASSSPEGDAQLSLDAGPTSDADASNPDIDLAPDPLVGDPDIRAQLRRPVKVMTDAFGMHHIFAESLEDLFFINGYTYASDRFAQMEFYRRLATGTLAEIWGDASVDARRSDVMMRSLGLKRSAERYLRAEYDPDSQSSQALMAYCAGVNAFLAKYRAGEVALPGGMAEAMPPHALPDWQPADVMAVSKLLALYLSYSAPTWIEWHGLRQKVLDTFAPDAPSGDFAARHGFLADVLRLAPAAHTTHIDGLPAGNSSAIILPNTSSAQAPDVSPKLIERALALHEGLDDLEGMGELDIFGRRGALKVGGNSWVLGGELTESGNPTVANDPHLGLGLPTIFYPIHMELNDDIDGRAPLKLVGAALMGLPGVALGRSDAVAWGASASQYDYSDVYAEEVRGDSDAAEIPTVLFEGLQVPVERITETIKVGSAGEVSETLDLVVEVVPHHGPILPTLEDGRPLVRRSGQALSVKWAGLRANNEMDFLMGLWRAKTPLEAEAALNQHGVGFGNFVFGFSSGQIFYSGQSDIARRQVDALNYHPRNNPRGNAPIFILPGSGGAEWSGLLDDRRIPHAYNPQKRFIVIADNDPTGGALNNNPFDELYYIGAFFDVGFRAERITSLIESATAFEQTLSVDAQMAIQHDAVDPLAERVAQRMVNAIDVVTTASLHGSDDEEVNVLLDLYAGRIDVLVEYRDLLDAWDYAAPATRSPTGPDRGRSAAASLFNAAMVELLKAVYADEFDKLGYFAAGEFRFAGASQLLIRSLVYLLEQPEAAQTYDPSLRDSRIFDDLRTPNLDETRLSALVHSVVRAADRFARSAALGEALGRAIPSPGSASYSDWVWGRMHGVALAASLPTPSDTYARPGASARQPFFGHGGAEFSIKRCPHGFNDFNFSCDTGAAVRMLHVMNAGDSVSYIAIPGGYSGDPASPFYMSEFDGWRGAPARKVEINENLLDANGAGTIVYAPY; encoded by the coding sequence ATGATGCGAAATTATCTGCTGCGTGGGTTCATCTTGTGTGGGCTCGCGCTTGCGGGTTGTTCCGAGGGTTCGAATCAGCGTCTTCCCAATCATGACACACCTCATAGCGACGCCGGTCGTGACGCGTCGTCCTCGCCCGAGGGCGACGCGCAGCTGAGCCTCGACGCAGGCCCAACGTCCGACGCGGACGCCAGCAACCCCGATATAGATCTCGCCCCTGACCCGCTCGTGGGCGACCCCGATATCCGGGCGCAGCTTCGCCGCCCGGTGAAGGTGATGACCGACGCATTCGGCATGCACCATATCTTCGCCGAATCCCTCGAAGACCTCTTTTTTATCAACGGATATACCTACGCGAGCGACCGTTTCGCGCAGATGGAGTTCTACCGGCGCCTCGCGACCGGGACGCTCGCGGAGATCTGGGGCGATGCCTCAGTGGATGCGCGGCGCAGCGACGTGATGATGCGCTCGCTCGGGTTGAAGCGTAGCGCTGAGCGCTATCTGCGGGCCGAATATGACCCGGATTCGCAGTCCTCTCAGGCGTTGATGGCCTATTGCGCCGGGGTGAACGCGTTTCTGGCCAAATACCGGGCGGGGGAAGTGGCGCTCCCCGGGGGGATGGCCGAGGCGATGCCGCCCCATGCGCTGCCAGACTGGCAGCCCGCCGATGTGATGGCGGTGTCGAAATTGCTCGCCCTTTACTTGAGCTATTCGGCGCCGACCTGGATTGAGTGGCACGGGTTGCGCCAGAAGGTCCTCGACACCTTTGCCCCCGACGCCCCCAGCGGCGACTTCGCCGCGCGCCACGGGTTCCTCGCCGATGTCCTGCGCCTGGCCCCGGCTGCCCACACGACCCATATCGACGGGCTTCCCGCCGGAAATAGCAGCGCGATAATTTTGCCTAATACCTCCAGCGCGCAGGCGCCCGATGTCAGCCCCAAATTGATCGAGCGGGCGTTGGCGCTCCACGAGGGTTTGGACGATTTAGAGGGCATGGGCGAGCTGGATATTTTCGGTCGCCGGGGCGCGTTGAAGGTGGGTGGAAATAGTTGGGTGCTTGGTGGAGAGCTCACGGAGTCGGGCAATCCGACGGTGGCAAATGACCCGCATCTTGGGCTCGGGTTGCCCACGATATTCTATCCGATTCATATGGAGCTCAATGATGATATAGACGGGCGCGCGCCGCTGAAGTTGGTCGGCGCGGCGCTGATGGGGCTGCCTGGCGTGGCGCTTGGGCGAAGCGATGCGGTCGCCTGGGGCGCGTCTGCGAGTCAATACGATTATAGCGATGTCTACGCAGAAGAGGTCCGTGGAGACTCAGACGCAGCTGAGATTCCCACCGTGCTATTTGAGGGGCTGCAGGTTCCGGTTGAGCGAATCACCGAAACCATCAAAGTGGGGAGCGCCGGGGAGGTGAGCGAGACGCTCGACCTGGTGGTGGAGGTGGTGCCGCACCACGGGCCGATTCTTCCGACGCTTGAAGATGGTCGGCCGCTCGTGCGTCGAAGCGGCCAGGCGCTGTCGGTCAAATGGGCGGGGCTTCGGGCAAATAATGAGATGGATTTTTTGATGGGGTTGTGGCGCGCGAAGACGCCGCTTGAAGCCGAAGCCGCGCTGAATCAGCACGGCGTTGGATTTGGGAACTTCGTATTTGGCTTTAGCTCCGGGCAGATCTTTTATTCGGGGCAATCCGATATCGCCCGGCGCCAGGTGGACGCGCTCAATTATCATCCGCGCAACAACCCTCGGGGCAACGCGCCCATCTTCATTCTGCCTGGGAGCGGCGGGGCGGAGTGGAGTGGTCTGCTCGACGACCGGCGCATCCCCCACGCTTATAACCCCCAAAAACGCTTCATCGTCATCGCCGACAATGACCCGACGGGCGGCGCGCTCAATAATAATCCCTTCGACGAACTCTATTATATTGGGGCGTTTTTCGACGTCGGATTTCGCGCCGAGCGCATCACTTCCCTGATCGAGAGCGCGACGGCCTTCGAGCAGACCCTGAGCGTCGACGCGCAGATGGCGATTCAACATGACGCGGTCGACCCGCTGGCCGAGCGCGTCGCGCAACGGATGGTCAACGCCATCGACGTGGTCACGACGGCGAGTCTTCACGGTTCGGATGATGAGGAAGTTAATGTATTGCTTGACCTTTACGCCGGTCGAATTGACGTATTGGTTGAGTACCGCGACCTCCTCGACGCCTGGGATTATGCGGCGCCGGCGACACGATCGCCCACCGGCCCGGATCGCGGGCGCAGCGCGGCCGCGAGCCTATTTAACGCGGCGATGGTGGAGCTGCTCAAAGCCGTCTATGCCGATGAATTTGATAAGCTCGGCTATTTTGCGGCGGGCGAGTTTCGGTTTGCGGGCGCAAGCCAACTTCTGATTCGCTCGCTCGTTTATCTATTGGAGCAGCCAGAAGCTGCGCAGACCTACGACCCGAGCCTTCGCGACTCCCGAATTTTTGACGACCTACGGACGCCAAATTTGGACGAAACGCGACTCAGCGCGTTGGTGCATTCGGTGGTTCGTGCGGCGGATAGATTTGCGCGTAGCGCAGCGCTTGGCGAGGCGCTCGGGCGCGCGATTCCGTCGCCTGGATCAGCGAGTTATTCGGACTGGGTTTGGGGGCGAATGCACGGCGTCGCGCTGGCGGCGAGTCTGCCGACGCCTTCGGACACCTACGCGCGGCCGGGCGCGAGCGCGCGCCAGCCGTTCTTTGGGCACGGGGGCGCCGAGTTTTCGATAAAACGGTGCCCTCATGGCTTTAATGACTTCAACTTTAGCTGCGACACCGGCGCAGCGGTACGGATGCTTCACGTGATGAATGCAGGTGATTCCGTGAGCTATATCGCGATCCCCGGAGGCTATTCCGGGGACCCGGCAAGTCCGTTCTATATGAGCGAATTCGACGGTTGGCGCGGCGCTCCGGCGCGGAAGGTTGAGATAAATGAGAATCTTCTTGACGCGAATGGAGCGGGGACGATAGTTTACGCCCCGTACTGA
- a CDS encoding pyruvoyl-dependent arginine decarboxylase, translating to MIFTQPTHYFIVSGHAEGYSSLNAFDQALLESGVGDTNLVRMSSILPPSCQRIERIALPYGALVPVAYADMTSSVPGEVIASAVAVGIPADPELPGLIMEHHGVGTLEEIEAQVREMAVQGMAYRNREIREVVSIGAEHVVEKHGAAFAGIVLWKL from the coding sequence ATGATTTTCACACAACCTACGCATTATTTTATCGTGTCGGGTCACGCCGAGGGGTATTCCTCGCTTAACGCTTTCGACCAGGCGTTGCTTGAGTCGGGTGTCGGTGACACCAACCTGGTGCGCATGAGCTCGATTCTGCCGCCGTCCTGCCAGCGCATTGAGCGCATCGCGCTTCCCTACGGCGCGCTGGTGCCGGTGGCCTATGCCGATATGACGTCGAGCGTGCCGGGCGAAGTGATCGCCTCGGCGGTGGCCGTCGGGATTCCCGCCGACCCCGAATTGCCCGGGCTCATCATGGAGCACCACGGCGTCGGGACGCTGGAAGAGATCGAAGCGCAGGTGCGCGAAATGGCCGTGCAGGGCATGGCCTACCGCAACCGCGAAATTCGCGAGGTCGTCTCGATCGGCGCCGAGCATGTCGTCGAGAAACACGGTGCTGCGTTCGCCGGCATCGTCCTGTGGAAATTATAA
- the cysQ gene encoding 3'(2'),5'-bisphosphate nucleotidase CysQ → MKRHTQSLLNARAAREVAKICERAGDAIMELYQKRNIGLRFKADDTPVTKADFAAHRVVVDGLRAFAPGIPVLSEESVRIPWRTRQAWDVYWLVDPLDGTKEFVKKNDDFTVNVALIRDGKPIMGVIYAPVYGLTYWGVQGMGAFKETAQGFAPIGVSRRAIPRIDAPASDKTSPLSIIVSRSHIRGANAQFMTDMEQIYRAPRLLRVGSSLKLCMIAEGKADVYPRMGPTSEWDIAAGQCILEQAGGVVHRLDGEPLSYNKANLLNPHFIARAPQVALPAALQMG, encoded by the coding sequence ATGAAACGCCACACCCAGAGTCTACTCAACGCCCGCGCCGCCCGCGAGGTCGCAAAGATCTGTGAGCGCGCCGGCGATGCGATCATGGAGCTCTACCAGAAACGCAATATTGGCCTGCGCTTTAAGGCGGATGATACCCCGGTGACGAAGGCGGATTTCGCGGCGCATCGGGTGGTGGTAGACGGGTTGCGCGCCTTTGCTCCGGGCATCCCGGTGCTCTCGGAGGAGTCGGTGCGAATCCCCTGGCGCACGCGCCAGGCCTGGGATGTCTATTGGTTGGTCGACCCGCTGGATGGGACCAAGGAATTCGTCAAAAAGAACGACGACTTTACCGTGAATGTGGCGCTGATTCGCGACGGAAAGCCGATCATGGGCGTTATCTATGCGCCGGTCTACGGGCTTACCTATTGGGGCGTGCAGGGGATGGGCGCCTTTAAAGAGACCGCCCAGGGTTTTGCGCCCATTGGTGTGTCCAGGCGCGCCATTCCGCGGATCGATGCCCCGGCGTCGGATAAGACGAGCCCCCTGTCGATCATCGTGAGTCGCTCCCATATTCGCGGGGCGAACGCGCAATTTATGACCGATATGGAGCAGATCTATCGGGCGCCGCGGTTGCTGCGCGTGGGCAGCTCCCTGAAGCTGTGCATGATCGCCGAGGGCAAGGCCGACGTTTATCCGCGGATGGGGCCGACCTCCGAGTGGGATATCGCCGCCGGCCAATGCATTTTAGAGCAGGCCGGCGGGGTCGTTCACAGGCTTGATGGCGAGCCATTAAGCTATAATAAGGCGAACCTTTTGAACCCGCATTTTATCGCGCGCGCCCCGCAGGTTGCGCTGCCAGCGGCGCTCCAAATGGGCTGA
- a CDS encoding glutathione S-transferase family protein, with translation MTTADLTLYYAPRTRAFTALWLLEELGEDYVLESFDLSTGRHKQPDYLALNPMGKVPMVVDRGRAVPEIGAIAIYLADLYAEGGLAPGADDPKRPDYLRWIFFASAIIEPALGEKLFGWTPAPSSLAWGSFDEMVRVATDGVSQGDWLLGETFSAADILVGAGLRFGMMFGALPTDGPIADYVARCTSREAFKRALAIDEREGERFSPQASSEVEAGEDDGGNS, from the coding sequence ATGACGACCGCCGATCTGACCCTTTATTATGCCCCGCGAACCCGCGCCTTCACCGCTCTTTGGCTGCTCGAAGAACTCGGCGAAGACTACGTGTTGGAGAGTTTTGACCTGTCGACGGGCCGGCATAAGCAGCCGGATTATCTCGCGCTTAATCCGATGGGAAAGGTTCCGATGGTGGTCGACCGGGGCAGGGCGGTGCCCGAGATCGGCGCTATCGCGATCTACCTGGCCGACCTCTATGCGGAGGGCGGGTTGGCGCCTGGGGCGGATGACCCGAAGCGCCCGGATTATTTGCGCTGGATCTTCTTTGCGAGCGCGATAATTGAGCCAGCGCTCGGCGAAAAACTATTCGGTTGGACACCGGCACCTTCGAGCCTCGCCTGGGGATCGTTTGATGAGATGGTGCGCGTCGCGACCGACGGTGTTTCGCAGGGAGATTGGCTGCTCGGCGAGACGTTCAGCGCGGCGGATATCCTGGTCGGCGCGGGCCTTCGCTTTGGGATGATGTTCGGGGCGCTGCCCACGGACGGACCTATCGCCGATTATGTCGCGCGTTGCACGAGTCGCGAGGCGTTCAAGAGGGCGTTGGCGATTGACGAGCGCGAGGGGGAGCGATTCTCGCCACAGGCGTCGTCGGAGGTTGAGGCGGGCGAGGATGACGGCGGGAATTCGTAA